In the genome of Luteitalea pratensis, the window CAGCGCCACTTCGCAGCCGCAGGCGAGTCGTCGCACCCGCTGGCAATGCACCGGCTGCGCCCGTTCCACCATCGTCAGCATCCGTCCCGTCTTTGGTCTCATCCGACGCTCCTCGTCTCTGCAGGCACCTGGCGGTTCTGACGGAGCGGGTTTGGCGAATGTGTGGCAGGGCGATGAGAGGACTTTGGCGCTATTCGAGATCCGCGAATTTGTAGCCGACGCCCCAGGCCGTGAGGATCAGGGCGGGCTGGCGGGGATCGGTCTCGAGCTTCTTGCGGAGGCGGCTCACGACCGTATCGACCGTGCGTTCGGTGACATAGGCGTCGCCGCTCCACACCGTCTGCAGGAGTCGCGCCCGGCTGAACACGATCCCCCGCCGCGCCACGAGCTGGTGCAGCAGGTCGAACTCCTGGCGAGTCAGTTCCGCCTCGCTGCCGTGGACGAGCACCTGCCGCCGCTCGACGTCCAACGTGATGCCGGTCGACAGCTGCAGCACCGTCGAGGGGGCCGCCGCCTGCGTCTCGTCGTCCGGGGGCTGGTGCCGGCGCATCACCGCACCGATGCGCGCCTGCAGCTCGCGCACGCCGAACGGCTTGGTGAGGTAGTCATCGGCGCCGCTGTCGAGGCCGACGACGATGTCGGCCTCGGAGTCGCGGGCGGTGAGCATCAGGATGGGTGTGTTCGTGTTGGGGCCCGCGGTACGCACCGCGCGGCACAGCGAGATGCCATCGAGGCCGGGCAGCATCACGTCGAGCACGAGCAGGTCGAATGCGGTCGCCCGCGCGACGTCGAGCGCCTGGCGGCCATCCCCGAGGTCCTCGACGGCGAAACCCGCCAGCCCCAGGTGCAGCTGCAGCAATTCACGGATGGATGCATCGTCCTCCACGACGAGCACCCGTCGGCCATCAGACGGAATCATCAGCGTGCCGTATGGTACCGCAGGAGGGAGGACGGAGGACGGAGGAGGGAGGATGGAGGAGGGAGGAGGGAGGATGGAGGATGTGGCATGAGGCATGAGGCATGACGTGCGTGTTAGTGTGCGGGGCACCATGAGGAAGCGAATTCGCGGGCCAGTGCCGGCGGCGACGTTGGCGCTGGTGCTGCTCGCCGGTGCTGCTGC includes:
- a CDS encoding response regulator transcription factor; amino-acid sequence: MIPSDGRRVLVVEDDASIRELLQLHLGLAGFAVEDLGDGRQALDVARATAFDLLVLDVMLPGLDGISLCRAVRTAGPNTNTPILMLTARDSEADIVVGLDSGADDYLTKPFGVRELQARIGAVMRRHQPPDDETQAAAPSTVLQLSTGITLDVERRQVLVHGSEAELTRQEFDLLHQLVARRGIVFSRARLLQTVWSGDAYVTERTVDTVVSRLRKKLETDPRQPALILTAWGVGYKFADLE